The following are encoded in a window of Pseudomonas graminis genomic DNA:
- a CDS encoding acyl-CoA dehydrogenase: MSGKASFSWIDPLLLDQQLTEEERMVRDSAEQFARDKLAPRVLEAFRHEKTDPAIFREMGEIGLLGATIPEQYGGSGLNYVCYGLIAREVERVDSGYRSMMSVQSSLVMVPINEFGTEAQKQKYLPKLASGEWIGCFGLTEPNHGSDPGAMITRARSVEGGYRLTGSKMWITNSPIADVFVVWGKDDAGDIRGFVLEKGWQGLTAPAIHGKVGLRASITGEIVMDNVFVPEENIFPDVRGLKGPFTCLNSARYGISWGALGAAEFCWHTARQYTLDRQQFGRPLAANQLIQKKLADMQTEITLALQGCLRLGRMKDEGTAAVEITSIMKRNSCGKSLDIARMARDMLGGNGISDEFGIARHLVNLEVVNTYEGTHDVHALILGRAQTGIQAFY, encoded by the coding sequence ATGAGCGGCAAGGCAAGTTTCAGTTGGATCGACCCCCTGTTGCTGGACCAGCAGCTCACCGAAGAAGAGCGCATGGTTCGCGACAGCGCCGAGCAGTTCGCCAGGGACAAGCTAGCACCGCGTGTACTTGAAGCCTTCCGGCATGAAAAGACAGATCCAGCGATCTTCCGCGAGATGGGTGAGATAGGTCTCCTCGGTGCCACGATCCCGGAGCAGTACGGCGGTAGCGGTCTGAACTACGTGTGTTACGGCCTGATCGCTCGCGAGGTCGAGCGCGTCGATTCAGGTTACCGCTCCATGATGAGCGTGCAGTCCTCCCTGGTCATGGTGCCAATCAATGAATTCGGCACTGAAGCGCAAAAACAGAAGTACCTGCCCAAACTCGCATCCGGTGAGTGGATTGGCTGCTTCGGCCTCACCGAACCCAATCATGGTTCGGATCCGGGCGCGATGATCACTCGTGCGCGGAGCGTCGAAGGCGGTTACCGCCTGACCGGTAGCAAAATGTGGATCACCAACAGCCCCATCGCCGACGTATTCGTTGTCTGGGGCAAAGATGACGCTGGCGATATCCGCGGCTTTGTACTGGAAAAAGGCTGGCAAGGCCTGACGGCTCCGGCGATCCACGGCAAGGTTGGCCTCCGCGCTTCGATTACCGGCGAGATCGTCATGGACAACGTGTTTGTGCCGGAAGAGAACATTTTCCCGGACGTCCGTGGTCTCAAAGGACCTTTCACGTGCCTGAACTCCGCCCGCTATGGCATCTCCTGGGGCGCCTTGGGGGCTGCCGAGTTTTGCTGGCACACCGCGCGTCAATACACGCTGGACCGTCAGCAGTTTGGTCGTCCGCTTGCAGCTAATCAGCTGATTCAGAAAAAGCTCGCTGACATGCAGACCGAGATCACGCTGGCGCTTCAAGGCTGCCTGCGTCTGGGCCGCATGAAAGACGAGGGCACCGCAGCGGTCGAAATCACCTCCATCATGAAGCGCAACTCTTGCGGCAAGTCCTTGGACATTGCGCGTATGGCGCGTGACATGTTGGGTGGTAATGGCATTTCTGATGAGTTCGGCATCGCCAGGCATCTGGTCAACCTGGAAGTGGTCAATACCTACGAAGGCACCCACGACGTCCATGCGCTCATCCTGGGTCGTGCCCAGACCGGCATCCAGGCCTTCTATTAA
- a CDS encoding GFA family protein, with translation MSELQTGGCHCGNLRYQLDGPVDDVAHCHCSICRRTSGGIVVTWTSVPVEAFKWLAGSPTTYDSGPTCVRYFCNNCGAQVALFSRNSPETMDVTIATLDHPELTPANRHIWTDSRLPWLHLDEHLPGEPGETA, from the coding sequence ATGAGTGAATTGCAGACCGGCGGATGCCATTGCGGCAATCTGCGTTACCAGCTCGATGGCCCCGTGGATGACGTTGCCCACTGCCACTGTTCGATTTGTCGGCGCACGTCAGGTGGAATCGTCGTGACGTGGACCAGCGTCCCCGTCGAGGCTTTTAAATGGCTGGCCGGAAGTCCGACTACCTATGATTCAGGCCCGACGTGCGTGCGGTATTTCTGCAATAACTGTGGGGCGCAGGTCGCGCTTTTCAGCCGGAACAGCCCGGAGACCATGGATGTGACCATTGCCACCCTTGATCATCCGGAGCTGACGCCTGCCAATCGACACATCTGGACCGACAGCCGCCTGCCCTGGCTGCACCTCGACGAGCATCTGCCAGGTGAGCCTGGGGAAACTGCCTGA
- a CDS encoding Re/Si-specific NAD(P)(+) transhydrogenase subunit alpha has product MHIGVPLETQLGETRVAATPETIKKLIAQGHTVTVQNGAGIAASVTDSAYEAAGALIGSAADAFGAELILKVSAPGDAELPLIKSGTVVVGMLNPFNNDMIAKLAERGIAAFALEAAPRTSRAQSLDVLSSQANIAGYKAVLLAAHHYPRFMPMLMTAAGTVKAARVLILGAGVAGLQAIATAKRLGAVIEASDVRPAVKEQIESLGAKFVDVPYETDEEREAAVGVGGYARPMPASWMQRQAVAVHERARQADIVITTALIPGRKAPVLLSAETVAQMKPGSVVIDLAAAQGGNCPLTVADQVVVEHGVTIVGHTNLPAMVAADASALYARNLLDFMKLLFNQEGQFQINLEDDIVAACLMCRDGQVIRKNG; this is encoded by the coding sequence GTGCACATTGGAGTCCCCCTCGAAACCCAGCTTGGTGAAACCCGGGTCGCCGCCACTCCCGAGACCATCAAAAAGCTCATCGCCCAAGGCCACACAGTGACCGTTCAGAACGGCGCGGGCATTGCAGCGAGCGTGACGGACAGTGCTTACGAGGCAGCAGGTGCACTGATCGGCAGCGCCGCTGATGCGTTCGGCGCTGAACTCATCCTCAAGGTCTCCGCTCCCGGCGACGCCGAGTTGCCGTTGATCAAAAGCGGCACCGTGGTAGTCGGGATGCTTAACCCGTTCAATAACGACATGATCGCCAAGCTGGCCGAACGCGGAATTGCCGCCTTTGCCCTCGAAGCTGCGCCACGCACCTCGCGCGCGCAAAGCCTTGACGTGCTGTCTTCCCAAGCCAACATCGCCGGCTATAAAGCTGTGTTGTTGGCGGCGCATCACTACCCGCGCTTTATGCCGATGCTGATGACTGCGGCCGGTACGGTGAAGGCTGCGCGAGTGCTGATTCTCGGCGCGGGCGTTGCGGGGCTGCAGGCCATCGCCACGGCCAAACGCCTGGGTGCGGTCATTGAGGCCTCGGACGTGCGTCCGGCCGTCAAGGAACAGATCGAGTCGCTAGGGGCCAAGTTCGTTGACGTGCCATACGAAACTGACGAGGAGCGCGAGGCTGCCGTGGGCGTCGGCGGTTACGCCCGCCCGATGCCAGCCAGCTGGATGCAGCGTCAGGCGGTGGCCGTGCATGAGCGCGCCAGGCAGGCGGACATCGTGATTACCACGGCGCTGATCCCTGGTCGCAAGGCACCGGTGCTGTTGAGCGCGGAAACAGTCGCGCAAATGAAGCCCGGTTCGGTGGTGATTGATCTGGCTGCCGCGCAGGGCGGCAACTGCCCGCTTACGGTAGCCGACCAGGTAGTCGTCGAGCACGGCGTGACCATCGTCGGCCACACGAATCTCCCGGCCATGGTTGCGGCGGATGCATCGGCTCTTTATGCCCGCAACCTGCTGGACTTCATGAAGCTGCTTTTCAACCAGGAAGGGCAGTTCCAGATCAACCTCGAAGACGACATCGTTGCCGCGTGCCTTATGTGCCGCGATGGCCAAGTCATCCGCAAGAACGGCTGA
- a CDS encoding acetyl-CoA hydrolase/transferase family protein yields the protein MHRERIRLPSLMSKIMSAADAASLIKDGMTVGMSGFTRAGEAKAVPQALAERAKTVPLKISLMTGASLGNDLDKQLTEAGVLSRRMPFQVDSTLRKAINDGTVMFIDQHLSDTVEQLRNRQIKAVDIAVIECVAITEEGHLVLSTSVGNSASFAILAQHVIIEINLAQPLELEGLHDIYIPTYRPTRLPIPVLKTDTRIGSQAVKIDPAKIVGIVISNQPDSPSSVLPADTDTQAIAGHLVEFFKNEVRLNRLTNQLMPLQAGVGTIANAVMTGLIDSPFHGMTMYSEVLQDSTFDLFEAGKLDFASGCSMTLSERKHAAVYDNLEQYRSRLLLRPQEISNHPEVVRRLGIIGINTALEFDLYGNVNSTHVGGTRMMNGIGGSGDFARNAHLAIFVTKSIAKSGAISSVVPMVSHVDHTEHDVDILVTEIGLADLRGLAPRERARVIIDNCVHPAYREALNDYFRRACAIGGHTPHVLRDALSWHLNLEETGHMLAI from the coding sequence ATGCACCGTGAACGAATCCGTCTGCCCTCGCTGATGAGCAAGATAATGAGCGCGGCCGACGCCGCTTCCTTGATCAAGGACGGCATGACCGTTGGCATGAGCGGCTTCACCCGCGCAGGCGAAGCCAAAGCCGTACCCCAGGCGCTGGCTGAACGCGCCAAAACAGTTCCGCTGAAGATCAGCCTGATGACGGGCGCAAGCCTGGGCAACGATCTGGACAAGCAACTGACCGAAGCGGGCGTGCTGTCCCGCCGCATGCCTTTCCAGGTAGACAGCACCCTGCGCAAGGCCATCAACGACGGCACCGTGATGTTCATTGACCAGCATCTGTCGGACACCGTCGAGCAACTGCGCAATCGCCAGATCAAGGCCGTGGATATCGCCGTGATTGAATGCGTGGCGATCACCGAAGAAGGGCACCTGGTGCTCAGCACGTCAGTCGGTAACTCGGCGAGCTTCGCCATTCTTGCCCAGCACGTGATCATCGAGATCAACCTCGCCCAGCCCCTTGAGCTCGAAGGGCTGCATGACATCTATATACCCACTTACCGGCCGACGCGGCTGCCGATCCCGGTGCTTAAGACCGATACCCGAATCGGCAGTCAGGCCGTGAAGATAGATCCGGCCAAGATCGTCGGCATCGTGATCAGCAATCAACCCGACTCGCCGTCGTCGGTATTGCCGGCAGACACCGACACTCAGGCTATCGCGGGCCATTTGGTTGAGTTCTTCAAGAACGAAGTGCGGCTGAACCGCCTGACCAATCAGCTGATGCCGTTGCAGGCCGGGGTAGGCACGATCGCCAATGCCGTCATGACAGGGCTGATCGATTCGCCCTTTCACGGCATGACCATGTATTCGGAAGTACTGCAGGACTCGACGTTCGACCTGTTCGAAGCGGGCAAGCTGGATTTTGCCTCGGGCTGCTCCATGACGCTGTCCGAGCGCAAGCACGCTGCGGTCTACGACAATCTGGAGCAGTACAGATCCAGACTGTTACTACGCCCTCAGGAAATTTCGAACCATCCAGAGGTCGTCCGCCGCCTGGGCATCATCGGGATCAACACCGCTCTGGAGTTCGACCTGTACGGAAACGTCAACTCCACCCATGTGGGTGGGACACGGATGATGAACGGGATAGGCGGCTCGGGGGATTTCGCGCGTAATGCCCATCTTGCTATTTTCGTGACCAAATCCATTGCCAAATCCGGGGCGATCTCAAGCGTCGTGCCTATGGTCAGCCATGTAGACCATACTGAACACGACGTGGACATTCTGGTCACCGAGATCGGACTGGCAGACCTGCGAGGCCTGGCACCCCGCGAACGCGCCCGGGTCATCATCGACAACTGCGTGCACCCAGCTTACCGCGAGGCGCTGAATGACTACTTCCGCCGCGCCTGTGCAATTGGTGGTCACACCCCACATGTATTGCGGGATGCACTCAGCTGGCACCTAAACCTGGAAGAAACGGGACACATGTTGGCGATTTGA
- a CDS encoding DUF2388 domain-containing protein: protein MSRVRLFSAAFLLVAATGAQASSFVVTTDTIVRALDASSNATSKISSSFHDDKIVLAARDDAASFVASEGEIRGVKLQGALQHIREVAPSLQASDAQLAQAILAI from the coding sequence ATGTCTCGCGTTCGCCTGTTCAGTGCCGCTTTCCTGCTCGTTGCTGCCACTGGAGCCCAGGCTTCCAGTTTCGTGGTCACTACCGACACCATCGTCCGTGCGCTTGATGCATCGTCCAATGCCACGTCTAAGATTTCATCCTCCTTCCATGACGACAAGATCGTCCTGGCCGCCCGCGACGACGCAGCAAGCTTCGTTGCCAGCGAAGGCGAGATCCGTGGCGTGAAGCTCCAAGGCGCGTTGCAACACATCCGCGAGGTTGCGCCAAGCCTGCAAGCGTCGGACGCGCAACTCGCGCAGGCGATTCTTGCCATCTGA
- a CDS encoding NAD(P) transhydrogenase subunit alpha, whose translation MEEFISPGIYNLIIFVLAIYVGYHVVWNVTPALHTPLMAVTNAISAIVIVGAMLAAALTVTPLGKIMGTLAVALAAVNVFGGFLVTRRMLEMFKKKAPKVKDEVAK comes from the coding sequence ATGGAAGAGTTCATCTCACCCGGCATCTATAACCTGATCATCTTCGTGCTCGCCATTTACGTCGGCTACCACGTGGTCTGGAACGTGACGCCTGCGCTGCACACGCCCCTGATGGCAGTTACAAACGCCATCTCGGCCATCGTTATCGTCGGCGCGATGCTCGCTGCAGCGCTGACAGTAACGCCACTGGGCAAAATCATGGGCACGCTGGCTGTCGCGCTGGCCGCCGTTAACGTCTTCGGCGGTTTTCTGGTCACCCGGCGCATGCTGGAGATGTTCAAAAAGAAAGCGCCCAAGGTTAAAGACGAGGTGGCCAAGTAA
- a CDS encoding DUF2388 domain-containing protein, whose translation MRTPLIAAALGLLLLTDMTQAQTLKATSNIVVRALGRSIDFTSDTTSSVRNWKLVLEARDDAASYVASNGDIHGALLDAAFMTLRDRLPEARNASDQDLAEAILAL comes from the coding sequence ATGCGTACCCCGTTGATCGCTGCCGCCCTCGGCCTGCTCTTGCTGACTGATATGACACAGGCACAAACCCTGAAGGCCACCAGTAACATCGTCGTTCGCGCCCTAGGCCGCAGCATCGATTTCACCTCCGACACCACCTCATCCGTACGCAACTGGAAACTCGTACTCGAAGCGCGCGACGACGCTGCCAGCTATGTCGCGAGCAACGGCGATATCCATGGCGCACTGCTCGACGCCGCTTTCATGACGCTGCGCGACCGCCTGCCCGAGGCCCGCAACGCCAGTGACCAGGACCTCGCCGAGGCCATCCTCGCACTGTGA
- a CDS encoding NAD(P)(+) transhydrogenase (Re/Si-specific) subunit beta, whose translation MSMNLVTLLYLVSAICFIQALKGLSHPTTSRRGNLFGMLGMGLAVLTTIGLVFKLAALSTGGASAGIGYILIGLLVGGTAGSIMAKRVEMTKMPELVAFMHSMIGLAAVFIAIAAVVEPQSLGIVHHLGDPIPAGNRLELFLGAAIGAITFSGSVIAFGKLSGKYKFRLFQGAPVQFAGQHKLNLILGLATLLFGVTFMLTGSLFAFSIMLILAFVIGVLLIIPIGGADMPVVVSMLNSYSGWAAAGIGFSLNNSMLIIAGSLVGSSGAILSYIMCKAMNRSFFNVIGGGFGGAADAGAASGTKEARPVKSGSADDATFLLTNADTVIIVPGYGLAVARAQHALKELTEKLTHAGVTVKYAIHPVAGRMPGHMNVLLAEAEVPYDQVFEMEDINSEFGQADVVLVLGANDVVNPAAKNDPKSPIAGMPILEAYKAKTIIVNKRSMASGYAGLDNELFYLDKTMMVFGDAKKVIEDMVKAIE comes from the coding sequence ATGAGCATGAACCTCGTCACATTGCTGTACCTCGTCTCGGCGATCTGCTTCATCCAGGCGCTGAAGGGCTTGTCTCACCCGACCACGTCGCGTCGAGGCAACCTGTTCGGCATGCTCGGCATGGGTCTGGCTGTTTTAACTACGATCGGACTGGTCTTCAAACTGGCCGCGTTGTCCACGGGCGGTGCCAGCGCAGGGATTGGCTATATCCTGATCGGTCTGCTGGTCGGCGGCACTGCCGGTTCGATCATGGCAAAGCGCGTCGAAATGACCAAGATGCCGGAACTGGTCGCCTTCATGCACAGCATGATCGGTCTCGCCGCCGTATTCATCGCCATTGCTGCCGTGGTCGAGCCACAGTCGCTGGGCATTGTTCACCACTTGGGTGATCCGATTCCGGCGGGCAATCGTCTGGAGTTGTTCCTTGGCGCAGCTATTGGTGCGATCACCTTCTCCGGCTCCGTCATCGCTTTCGGCAAGCTGTCTGGCAAATACAAATTCCGCCTGTTCCAGGGCGCACCGGTGCAATTTGCCGGTCAGCACAAACTCAATCTGATTTTGGGCCTTGCGACGTTGCTGTTCGGCGTCACGTTCATGCTGACGGGTAGCCTGTTCGCGTTCAGCATTATGCTGATCCTCGCATTCGTGATTGGCGTGCTGCTGATTATCCCGATTGGTGGCGCAGACATGCCAGTTGTGGTGTCGATGCTCAACAGTTACTCAGGCTGGGCAGCGGCGGGCATTGGCTTCTCGCTGAACAACTCGATGCTGATCATCGCCGGTTCCCTGGTCGGCTCTTCCGGCGCGATTCTGTCGTACATCATGTGCAAGGCGATGAACCGCTCGTTCTTCAACGTGATCGGTGGCGGTTTCGGTGGCGCAGCAGATGCCGGTGCTGCGAGCGGCACCAAGGAAGCCCGGCCGGTCAAATCCGGATCAGCTGACGATGCGACCTTCCTGCTGACCAACGCCGACACTGTAATCATCGTGCCGGGTTACGGGCTGGCGGTCGCTCGAGCGCAGCACGCGCTGAAAGAGCTGACCGAAAAGCTGACCCACGCGGGCGTCACGGTGAAGTACGCGATCCACCCGGTGGCCGGCCGGATGCCGGGGCACATGAACGTCCTGCTGGCGGAGGCCGAGGTGCCTTACGACCAGGTGTTCGAGATGGAGGACATCAACTCCGAGTTCGGTCAGGCCGACGTCGTTCTGGTGCTGGGCGCCAATGATGTGGTCAATCCGGCGGCCAAGAACGATCCCAAATCACCGATTGCCGGCATGCCGATCCTCGAGGCGTACAAGGCCAAGACCATCATCGTCAATAAGCGCTCCATGGCCAGCGGCTATGCAGGCCTGGATAACGAGCTGTTCTATCTGGACAAAACCATGATGGTCTTTGGTGACGCCAAAAAGGTCATCGAGGACATGGTCAAAGCGATCGAATAA
- a CDS encoding DUF2388 domain-containing protein, with protein MHSLSRLVLAVIATLSISTQVLAFDVTTQSLVKTGYATSQVTTGPFDSKLIIAAQDDAAVFVASDGQLRGARLESALAYLRQSRPKLHASDLELAQAILVQ; from the coding sequence ATGCATTCGTTGTCTCGCCTAGTGCTTGCCGTCATCGCCACCTTGAGTATTTCCACTCAGGTTCTGGCGTTCGACGTGACCACACAAAGCCTGGTCAAAACCGGATACGCCACCAGCCAGGTGACGACCGGGCCTTTCGATAGCAAGTTGATAATTGCCGCCCAGGATGATGCTGCCGTGTTTGTTGCCAGTGACGGCCAACTGAGAGGAGCACGACTGGAATCGGCGCTGGCATACCTGCGTCAATCCCGCCCGAAACTTCATGCAAGCGACCTTGAACTGGCGCAGGCAATCCTCGTCCAATAG
- a CDS encoding DUF7844 domain-containing protein, protein MKRLAVWLLTSALSLICTGAFADLRLSLHTGGLSPAQQKASQTLLDEAMAHLPPLFVSKLDRRVEVHWTDDMPSNAYGRADGPYRLDLNQHLLAGLTDGSAATTQTNRPHGTVREEMLATVLHELTHIYDHAQLWSPEDRKLIVACTRQGKSVGKVGLRDSCRGQTDRRFTLSDDPRLLDLAGWPQYVGRRGDREERNGQVARSPDIYEISSPLEFVAVNMEYFLLDPAYACRRPALYDYFKARFDWAPATKDQCPTSYPYLNAGNDFAREPLGKLDPERVYEVDYLLAEANQNLASRWGHSMLRLVICKPGRPRGPDCRLDLDQHLVLSYRAFVNDLQLSSWSGLTGKYPSRLFVLPLGQVIDEYTKTELRGLASVPLKLSREEINGLVQHAAEMHWAYDGDYWFLSNNCAVENLKLLRSGTNDPRLVGLDSIMPNGLLEVLKGRGLADTSVLDDPKKALRMGYRFDSYRDRYQAMFDVLRKTTSVKQTTVEDWLALTPQERRPYFANADLRTSAAMLLLEQAGLRRQLLLAQDEVKQRYLSAVEQKDNGVSRATGTLQDILANSGFLSRPAELLGSGGYGLPQEGEWKRLEDESSQRQKQLQRLSGDLDKEVRALLDPDRAAGIAATEDNLKQVGEHLRALHKAAGGLELP, encoded by the coding sequence GTGAAACGCCTCGCTGTCTGGCTGCTGACGTCGGCGCTGTCGCTGATTTGCACGGGCGCCTTCGCCGATCTCAGGCTGTCGTTGCATACCGGCGGGCTCAGTCCTGCGCAACAGAAGGCCAGCCAGACATTGCTCGACGAAGCGATGGCGCACCTGCCGCCACTTTTCGTCAGCAAGCTCGATCGCAGGGTCGAAGTGCATTGGACCGATGACATGCCGTCCAATGCCTACGGCCGTGCAGACGGCCCTTACCGGCTGGACCTGAATCAGCACTTGCTCGCCGGCCTGACCGATGGCAGCGCCGCAACAACCCAAACCAATCGTCCTCACGGCACCGTGCGCGAAGAAATGCTCGCCACGGTTCTGCATGAGCTGACTCATATTTATGATCACGCGCAGCTCTGGTCCCCTGAAGACCGCAAGCTGATCGTTGCATGTACCCGGCAGGGCAAGAGTGTGGGAAAGGTTGGCCTGCGTGACAGCTGCCGGGGGCAGACCGACCGACGCTTCACGTTAAGTGATGATCCCCGCCTTCTGGATCTAGCGGGATGGCCACAGTACGTCGGCCGCCGCGGTGACAGGGAAGAGCGTAACGGCCAGGTTGCGCGCAGTCCGGACATCTACGAAATCAGCAGCCCGCTGGAATTCGTTGCGGTGAACATGGAGTACTTCCTCCTCGATCCGGCCTATGCCTGTCGCCGTCCGGCACTGTACGACTATTTCAAGGCTCGGTTCGACTGGGCGCCCGCGACGAAAGATCAGTGCCCGACGTCCTATCCTTACCTCAACGCCGGGAACGACTTTGCCCGAGAGCCACTGGGCAAGCTCGACCCCGAACGTGTGTACGAAGTCGATTACCTGCTGGCCGAGGCCAACCAGAATCTGGCGAGCCGGTGGGGCCATAGCATGCTTCGGCTGGTGATATGCAAGCCTGGTCGGCCGCGTGGCCCGGACTGTCGGCTGGATCTGGATCAGCACCTGGTGCTGTCGTATCGCGCCTTCGTCAACGACCTGCAGCTGTCCAGCTGGAGTGGCTTGACCGGCAAGTATCCCTCGCGCCTGTTTGTCCTGCCGCTGGGTCAGGTGATCGATGAGTACACCAAGACCGAACTGCGCGGCCTGGCCTCTGTCCCGCTGAAACTGTCCCGAGAGGAGATCAACGGTCTGGTTCAGCACGCTGCCGAGATGCACTGGGCCTATGACGGGGATTACTGGTTCCTGTCCAACAACTGCGCGGTGGAAAACCTTAAGCTGCTGCGCAGTGGCACTAACGATCCGCGGCTTGTCGGGCTGGACAGCATCATGCCCAACGGGCTGCTGGAAGTCCTCAAGGGCAGAGGACTGGCGGACACCAGCGTGCTGGACGATCCGAAGAAAGCGCTGCGCATGGGCTACCGCTTCGACTCGTACCGTGACCGTTATCAGGCGATGTTCGATGTGCTGCGCAAGACCACCAGCGTCAAGCAGACCACGGTTGAGGATTGGCTGGCACTGACGCCCCAAGAGCGACGCCCTTACTTCGCAAATGCTGATTTGCGCACCAGCGCTGCGATGTTGCTGCTGGAACAGGCCGGGCTCCGTCGTCAGTTATTGCTCGCGCAGGATGAGGTCAAGCAGCGCTACCTCAGTGCTGTGGAGCAGAAGGACAACGGCGTCTCCAGGGCGACCGGCACGCTGCAGGACATTCTCGCCAACAGCGGATTCCTGAGTCGACCCGCAGAATTGCTCGGCAGCGGCGGCTACGGTCTGCCGCAGGAAGGCGAGTGGAAGCGCTTGGAGGACGAGAGCAGCCAGCGGCAGAAACAGCTTCAGCGGCTCAGCGGCGATCTGGACAAAGAGGTGAGGGCGCTGCTCGATCCCGACCGCGCCGCCGGGATCGCTGCGACCGAAGACAACCTCAAGCAGGTCGGTGAGCACCTGCGGGCGCTGCACAAGGCAGCAGGCGGGTTGGAGCTACCTTGA
- a CDS encoding LysR family transcriptional regulator: MRRKIPSTTALVSFEAAARHESFTKAAEELSLTQSAVCRQIASLEEFLNVGLFRRSRRGVKLTEAGLSYSRRIATQLDAVERDTLSVMGHQGVNVIELAVVPTFGTQWLLPRLKDFQKKHPDVTVNLTNRTRPFLFADTEFDAAIYFGDADWSGTESHRLMGENPMPVCSPALLGARHSISAQELAEMPLLQQTTRPYAWRQWFNSRDMGVARDMTGPRYELFSMLAQAAMHDMGVALIPPFLIQHELAEKRLVIANPHQLSSSKAYYLMIPERKTESASLKAFRDWLIQQADTYSLP, from the coding sequence ATGCGCCGTAAAATCCCAAGCACCACCGCGTTGGTAAGCTTCGAGGCCGCTGCGCGGCACGAGAGCTTCACAAAAGCCGCCGAAGAGCTTTCGCTGACCCAGAGCGCGGTCTGCCGACAGATCGCCAGCCTGGAAGAGTTCTTGAATGTCGGCCTGTTCCGACGCTCACGACGGGGTGTGAAGCTAACAGAGGCGGGCCTTTCCTACAGTCGGCGCATTGCAACGCAACTCGACGCCGTTGAACGTGACACGCTGTCAGTGATGGGTCACCAGGGCGTGAATGTGATCGAACTCGCGGTAGTGCCTACCTTCGGCACGCAATGGCTACTTCCGCGTTTAAAGGATTTTCAGAAGAAACACCCTGACGTCACTGTCAACCTGACGAACCGTACGCGGCCCTTTTTGTTCGCGGATACCGAATTCGACGCAGCGATTTATTTTGGCGATGCTGATTGGTCCGGTACCGAATCTCACAGACTGATGGGCGAGAACCCGATGCCGGTCTGCAGTCCGGCACTGCTTGGGGCACGGCACAGCATTAGCGCTCAAGAGTTGGCCGAGATGCCGCTGCTTCAGCAAACCACCCGGCCCTATGCATGGCGGCAATGGTTCAACTCGCGGGACATGGGCGTGGCCCGCGACATGACAGGTCCTCGTTACGAGCTATTCTCCATGCTCGCGCAGGCAGCCATGCATGACATGGGTGTGGCGCTCATACCACCATTTCTAATTCAGCATGAACTAGCCGAAAAGCGCCTGGTGATTGCCAACCCCCATCAGCTTTCTAGCTCAAAGGCGTATTACTTGATGATTCCAGAGCGCAAAACGGAATCGGCGTCCCTGAAAGCGTTTCGGGACTGGCTGATTCAGCAGGCCGACACTTACTCGCTGCCTTAA
- a CDS encoding DUF1127 domain-containing protein, with product MERTVSSELFYEDTAKTAQASLPLRMFANLMLWQRRLSSRHQLARLDARLLADAGISESQRYEELSKPFWR from the coding sequence ATGGAACGCACCGTCAGTTCCGAACTGTTCTACGAAGACACCGCAAAAACCGCACAAGCCTCGTTGCCGCTGCGCATGTTCGCCAACCTGATGCTCTGGCAGCGTCGTCTGTCCAGCCGCCATCAACTGGCTCGTCTGGATGCACGTTTGCTGGCTGACGCCGGTATCAGCGAATCCCAGCGTTACGAAGAGCTGAGCAAGCCGTTCTGGCGCTAA